The Synchiropus splendidus isolate RoL2022-P1 chromosome 8, RoL_Sspl_1.0, whole genome shotgun sequence genome has a window encoding:
- the LOC128764266 gene encoding dynein axonemal intermediate chain 1-like has product MESDNSDNEVDNAQADQDAEGLQEDGENENPDSDAEGEDSDKEEAAEDKPGDADSVEKEPPPVIDRATQTQHFPLREKGCQIEPPQCYTFAATANQWKFEHAYKSFRKKQSDKGKPKSKEPVKDVDAVLKKGYNANRVAKIAKTIERMLHQNTFDDLAQDFKYYEDAADEFRGQEGTLLPLWKFHYNKAKRLSVTALCWNKKYNDLFGVGMGSDDFSKQGNGMLIFYTLKNSTFPEYIFPTASSVLCLDIHAQRSYLVAVGLYDGYVAVYNLRKKGTDPVYRSTPETGKHTDPVWEVRWQADDMANNPTFCSISADGRVVSWTLVKNELAYRDIIRLPADGVFAKGPEDAETISNVRGTSFDFHKEIDNFFLVGTEEGKIHMCSKMYSSQFLETFEAHTMPVDTIKWNTYHPKVFMSCSSDWTIKIWDYTINTPMLTFDLGSAVANVAWAPYSSTVFAAVSIDGKVTVYDLSLNKYDPLCQQQVVAKKIKLTSIEFNPVEPLIIVGDDRSYVTSLKLSPNLRKGPKGEKGQEMPKGPEAELAKMEKLLSSLREQDQNN; this is encoded by the coding sequence ATGGAGTCGGATAATTCTGACAATGAAGTAGACAATGCCCAAGCAGATCAAGATGCGGAGGGATTACAAGAAGACGGGGAGAATGAGAATCCTGACTCAGATGCGGAGGGTGAGGATTCAGACAAGGAAGAAGCAGCGGAAGATAAGCCGGGTGATGCTGACTCAGTTGAAAAAGAGCCGCCTCCAGTGATTGACAGGGCCACTCAAACTCAACATTTCCCACTGAGAGAGAAGGGCTGCCAAATAGAGCCTCCTCAGTGCTACACCTTCGCGGCAACTGCAAATCAGTGGAAATTTGAGCATGCATACAAAAGCTTTCGGAAGAAGCAGAGCGATAAAGGGAAGCCTAAATCCAAAGAGCCAGTGAAAGATGTGGACGCCGTCTTGAAGAAGGGCTATAATGCCAACAGAGTGGCCAAAATAGCCAAGACCATTGAACGAATGCTCCACCAGAACACATTCGATGACCTCGCGCAGGACTTCAAATACTATGAGGATGCTGCCGATGAGTTCAGGGGACAAGAAGGTACTCTTCTTCCCTTGTGGAAGTTCCATTATAACAAGGCGAAGAGACTTTCTGtcactgccctctgctggaaTAAGAAATATAATGACCTGTTTGGCGTGGGGATGGGCTCTGATGACTTCAGTAAACAAGGCAATGGAATGCTCATTTTCTATACTTTGAAGAACTCCACCTTTCCGGAGTACATCTTCCCGACGGCGTCCAGTGTCCTGTGCTTGGACATCCATGCCCAGAGGTCTTACCTGGTGGCAGTGGGTCTGTATGATGGCTATGTGGCAGTGTACAACTTGCGGAAGAAAGGGACGGACCCTGTGTACAGGAGCACTCCTGAGACTGGGAAGCATACCGACCCAGTTTGGGAGGTTCGTTGGCAAGCCGACGATATGGCCAACAACCCTACTTTCTGCTCTATATCCGCTGACGGAAGAGTCGTCTCCTGGACACTGGTGAAGAACGAACTGGCCTATAGGGACATTATCAGGCTTCCAGCAGATGGCGTTTTTGCCAAAGGCCCTGAGGACGCTGAGACGATCAGCAACGTTCGTGGCACATCTTTCGACTTCCACAAGGAAATTGACAATTTCTTCCTAGTTGGCACCGAGGAAGGAAAAATACacatgtgctccaaaatgtacTCGAGCCAGTTTCTGGAAACCTTTGAGGCACACACGATGCCGGTGGATACAATAAAGTGGAACACCTACCACCCAAAGGTTTTCATGTCATGCAGCTCAGACTGGACTATCAAGATCTGGGACTACACCATCAACACACCGATGCTTACTTTTGACCTGGGTTCTGCCGTCGCTAACGTCGCTTGGGCCCCGTACTCCTCTACTGTGTTTGCCGCCGTCTCAATCGATGGCAAAGTCACAGTTTACGATCTAAGCCTCAATAAGTACGACCCCCTTTGCCAACAGCAGGTGGTAGCCAAAAAGATCAAACTGACCTCCATAGAGTTTAACCCAGTCGAGCCTCTCATCATTGTCGGGGATGATCGGAGTTATGTCACCAGCCTCAAACTTTCTCCAAATCTCAGAAAAGGACCCAAGGGGGAGAAAGGTCAGGAAATGCCCAAAGGCCCTGAAGCTGAACTTGCCAAGATGGAGAAGTTACTCAGCTCTCTTAGGGAACAAGATCAGAACAACTGA
- the LOC128764268 gene encoding solute carrier family 25 member 36-A, which produces MSQRDTLVHLFAGGCGGTVGAILTCPLEVVKTRLQSSSITLYVSEVHLSTVNGASVARMTPPGPLHCLKLILEKEGPRSLFRGLGPNLVGVAPSRAIYFAAYSTAKEKLNGVLEPDSTQVHMVSAGMAGFTAITATNPIWLIKTRLQLDARNRGERRMSAFDCVRRVYKSDGLRGFYRGMSASYAGISETVIHFVIYENIKRRLLEAKAPQNVDEEEEASKDASDFVGMMLAAATSKTCATSIAYPHEVIRTRLREEGSKYRSFFQTLTTVAREEGYRALYRGLTTHLVRQIPNTAIMMCTYELVVYLLNG; this is translated from the exons ATGAGCCAAAGAGACACCTTGGTTCATCTGTTTGCTGGAGG aTGTGGCGGCACGGTTGGAGCCATACTCACCTGTCCCCTGGAAGTCGTGAAAACTCGTCTTCAATCGTCTTCCATAACGCTCTATGTTTCTGAAGTTCACCTCAGCACCGTCAATGGGGCCAGTGTGGCCCGAATGACTCCTCCTGGTCCGCTGCATTGTCTCAA GTTAATATTAGAAAAGGAAGGGCCTCGTTCCCTTTTCAGAGGGTTGGGGCCAAACCTTGTGGGTGTTGCACCTTCTCG AGCCATTTACTTCGCTGCTTACTCAACTGCCAAAGAGAAGCTTAACGGTGTGTTGGAACCGGACTCCACGCAAGTTCACATGGTTTCCGCTGGGATGGCAG GTTTTACAGCCATCACTGCCACCAATCCTATATGGCTCATAAAGACCCGCCTGCAGCTGGACGCAAG GAACCGAGGGGAGCGACGGATGAGTGCGTTTGACTGTGTGAGACGGGTGTACAAGTCAGACGGCCTGCGAGGCTTCTACAGGGGAATGTCAGCTTCATACGCCGGCATCTCAGAGACTGTTATCCATTTCGTGATCTATGAGAACATCAAACGGCGCCTTCTGGAAGCCAAAGCGCCGCAGAATgtggacgaggaagaggaggcatcGAAAGACGCGTCGGACTTCGTGGGGATGATGCTCGCTGCTGCAACTTCCAAGACCTGTGCCACATCCATCGCTTATCCTCATG AAGTGATTCGTACCAGACTACGGGAGGAAGGCTCCAAGTACCGCTCCTTCTTCCAGACTCTAACCACGGTGGCCAGGGAGGAGGGGTACCGGGCCCTGTACCGTGGCCTCACCACACATTTAGTACGACAGATCCCAAACACTGCCATTATGATGTGCACCTATGAGCTTGTGGTATACCTTCTGAACGGTTAG